A window from Purpureocillium takamizusanense chromosome 3, complete sequence encodes these proteins:
- a CDS encoding uncharacterized protein (COG:S~EggNog:ENOG503NV53) gives MARPPFDALPLRRDGPRGNAWGLFGAGDECGMLNLLTPETTRAAAAEIVDGTRVPTDWPLDSMAPPCFGRRPLAHALVEKAPRCVNDDELTLNTQSSSQWDGFRHFGFQRERLFFNGATQRELSTTTVNGIHAWVDKGGIVGRGVLLDYAAWADARGIAIEPFSTVSIPVSTLRQVAASQGVAAFRPGDILFLRTGWNRAYRALDDAARRALAAHEVPPAVGVESSEATLRWLWDESFAAVAGDQPAMEAWPCQDPEHRLHEWLLAGWGMPIGELFDLERLSEECARRRRYTFFFSSVPLNVPGGVASPPNGVAIF, from the exons ATGGCCAGACCGCCGTTCGACGCCctcccgctccgccgcgacggcccgcgcGGCAACGCCTGGGGCctcttcggcgccggcgacgagtgCGGCATGCTCAACCTGCTGACGCCCGagacgacgcgcgcggcggcggccgagatcGTCGACGGGACGCGCGTGCCCACCGACTGGCCGCTCGAcagcatggcgccgccgtgcttcggccggcggccgctggcgcaCGCCCTCGTGGAGaaggcgccgcgctgcgtcaacgacgacgagctcacCCTCAACACGCAGAGCAGCTCCCAGTGGGACGGCTTCCGCCACTTTGGCTTCCAGCGCGAGCGCCTGTTCTTCAACGGCGCGACGCAGCGCGAGCTGAGCACCACGACGGTCAATGGCATCCACG CGTGGGTGGACaagggcggcatcgtgggccgcggcgtcctGCTCGACTACGCGGCGTGGGCCGACGCGCggggcatcgccatcgagcCCTTCTCGACCGTCTCGATCCCCGTGTCGACGCTGCGGCAGgtggccgccagccagggcgtcgcggcgttCCGGCCCGGCGACATCCTGTTCCTGCGCACGGGCTGGAACCGCGCGTACcgggcgctcgacgacgccgcgcggcgggccctcgcggcgcacgaggtgccgccggccgtgggcgtcgagtcgTCCGAGGCGACGCTGCGCTGGCTCTGGGACGAGTCGttcgcggccgtcgccggcgaccagccggccatggaggcgTGGCCGTGCCAGGACCCCGAGCACCGGCTGCACGagtggctgctggcgggctggggcaTGCCCATCGGCGAGCTGTTTGACCTCGAGCGGCTGAGCGAAGAGTGCGCCAGGCGGAGGCGGTACACCTTCTTCTTTAGCAGCGTGCCGCTGAAT GTTCCGGGAGGAGTGGCCAGTCCGCCCAACGGCGTTGCCATCTTTTGA